One segment of Clostridium botulinum DNA contains the following:
- a CDS encoding class I SAM-dependent methyltransferase gives MKVLEHNRKAWDKEVSNGNVWTIPVTSEEVANAKNGEYKLVLTPTKSVPKEWIGDIKNKKVLCLASGGGQQGPIFAALGAEVTVLDNCNGQLEKDRMVTERDNLTINLEQGDMRDLSRFENESFDFIFHPVSNAFVDNIDVVWKECYRVLRKGGVLIAGFGNPIIYIFDLYKWENEKKLEVAYSIPYSDLEQLAKEQLEERINNNYTIEFGHTLESQIGGQIEAGFAITGFYEDNAGGDLLDKYIDTFIATRAIKL, from the coding sequence ATGAAGGTTTTAGAACATAATAGAAAAGCATGGGATAAGGAAGTTTCTAATGGAAATGTTTGGACTATTCCTGTGACTTCAGAGGAAGTAGCGAATGCAAAGAATGGAGAGTATAAACTTGTATTAACACCTACTAAGTCAGTACCAAAAGAATGGATTGGAGATATAAAAAATAAAAAGGTACTATGTCTTGCTTCGGGTGGAGGTCAACAGGGACCAATATTTGCAGCATTAGGGGCTGAGGTAACAGTACTAGACAATTGTAATGGTCAATTAGAAAAGGATAGAATGGTTACTGAAAGAGATAATTTAACTATTAACTTAGAACAAGGGGACATGAGAGATTTATCAAGGTTTGAAAATGAAAGCTTTGATTTTATATTCCATCCAGTTTCAAATGCTTTTGTAGATAACATAGATGTGGTTTGGAAAGAATGCTATAGGGTATTAAGAAAAGGTGGAGTTCTTATAGCTGGTTTTGGAAATCCAATAATATATATTTTTGATTTATATAAATGGGAAAATGAAAAAAAATTGGAGGTTGCATATAGCATACCATATTCTGATTTGGAACAATTAGCCAAAGAACAATTAGAAGAGAGAATTAATAATAATTATACTATAGAATTTGGACATACATTAGAAAGTCAAATTGGTGGTCAAATTGAAGCCGGTTTTGCTATTACTGGATTTTATGAAGATAATGCTGGAGGAGATTTGCTTGATAAGTATATTGATACATTTATTGCAACTAGAGCAATAAAGTTATAG
- a CDS encoding GAD-like domain-containing protein — MGLFDKFKKRKINKEYDENVIFSHFINTFKPSNNLLKPTEEELKQFKNSLPTELLNFWKEYGFGNYGDGIIKVINPLEYMENFYEWLGKEDFSKIPIILTAFGDVFYYRKLQDDVEDICLLSIHYRNSIVCSYSLQEFFKSYIVNEQIYNEVLRRKLFQQAYAVKGSLELNQIYFFTPALILGGKELIESIDRGDANIHQSILLQLGK; from the coding sequence ATGGGATTATTTGATAAATTTAAGAAGAGAAAGATTAATAAAGAGTATGATGAAAATGTAATATTTTCACATTTTATAAATACATTTAAGCCATCTAATAATTTGTTAAAACCTACAGAAGAGGAACTTAAACAGTTTAAAAATTCATTACCAACTGAATTATTGAATTTTTGGAAAGAATATGGATTTGGAAATTATGGTGATGGAATAATAAAAGTTATTAATCCACTTGAATATATGGAGAATTTCTATGAATGGCTTGGTAAGGAAGACTTTTCTAAAATACCTATTATATTAACTGCTTTTGGAGATGTTTTTTATTACAGAAAATTACAAGATGATGTTGAAGATATATGTCTTCTTAGTATTCATTATAGAAATAGTATAGTATGTTCATACAGTTTACAGGAGTTTTTTAAATCATATATAGTAAATGAACAAATTTATAATGAAGTATTAAGGAGAAAATTATTTCAACAAGCATATGCTGTTAAAGGGAGTTTAGAATTAAATCAGATATATTTCTTTACACCAGCACTAATTTTAGGTGGTAAAGAATTAATAGAATCAATTGATAGAGGAGATGCAAATATACATCAAAGTATATTACTTCAATTAGGAAAATAA
- a CDS encoding ClbS/DfsB family four-helix bundle protein, whose protein sequence is MVAYKNRDALILEISKRAKLFINKFDGIDEKDKDKLIDEVERTPAQMIAYQLGWMNLILDWENQEKKGQNVITPTPNYKWNNLGGLYENFYKQYDGYTLKELCIMFIETEEKIIELINTYTDIELFQQGGRKWSSSTSSNWPIWKWIHINTVSPFKSFRTKIRKWKKLQ, encoded by the coding sequence GTGGTAGCATATAAAAATAGAGACGCGCTTATTTTAGAAATTTCAAAACGAGCAAAATTATTTATTAATAAATTTGATGGCATTGATGAAAAAGATAAAGATAAATTAATAGATGAAGTAGAGCGAACTCCAGCTCAAATGATTGCTTATCAATTGGGATGGATGAATCTTATTCTTGATTGGGAGAATCAAGAGAAAAAAGGACAGAATGTTATAACACCAACTCCAAACTATAAATGGAATAACCTTGGTGGATTGTATGAAAATTTTTATAAGCAATATGATGGATATACTCTAAAAGAATTATGTATTATGTTTATAGAAACAGAAGAGAAAATTATTGAATTGATAAATACATATACAGATATTGAATTGTTTCAACAAGGAGGAAGAAAATGGTCATCATCAACTTCTTCTAACTGGCCCATATGGAAGTGGATTCATATAAATACAGTTTCACCATTCAAATCATTTAGGACAAAAATACGAAAGTGGAAAAAACTTCAATAG
- a CDS encoding VOC family protein, whose translation MKLEGIGIFVSDMKTMVEFYKNILGFEIKWDGKEPNVMLKKDGVLFMFYGRNDFQKMTNKRFNYAKGINGHYEIFLSVPKYSDVDLVYADIMSKGIQSVMKPTTEPWGQRTCYIADPEGNLIEIGSFNK comes from the coding sequence ATGAAATTAGAGGGTATTGGAATATTTGTTAGTGATATGAAAACTATGGTTGAGTTCTATAAAAATATACTTGGATTTGAAATAAAGTGGGATGGAAAAGAACCAAACGTAATGTTGAAAAAGGATGGAGTACTTTTTATGTTTTATGGAAGAAATGATTTTCAAAAAATGACAAACAAACGATTTAATTATGCTAAAGGGATAAATGGTCATTACGAAATTTTTTTAAGTGTTCCTAAATATAGTGATGTGGATTTAGTATATGCAGATATTATGTCTAAAGGAATACAATCAGTAATGAAACCAACAACCGAACCTTGGGGGCAAAGAACATGTTATATTGCTGACCCAGAGGGGAATCTTATTGAGATTGGTTCATTTAATAAATAA
- a CDS encoding NUDIX hydrolase, with amino-acid sequence MKKDILFKTDDFIFSYRVAGILIYNDKILLQKPLKDEGYSLIGGHVAIQETTEETLIREFKEEIHADIKIVSLFAIGEIFFTWGKKPCHQISLYYKIQLSNLDSIPIDRNFKGYDEVGNKRIDMDFCWIPLEKLKEIKVYPKELISHILEDKNEVIHFISNDR; translated from the coding sequence ATGAAAAAAGATATTTTATTTAAAACAGATGACTTTATATTTTCATATCGTGTAGCTGGAATACTAATATATAATGATAAAATATTACTTCAAAAGCCATTAAAAGATGAAGGATACTCATTGATTGGTGGACATGTGGCTATACAAGAAACAACAGAGGAAACTTTAATAAGAGAATTTAAAGAAGAAATACATGCAGATATAAAGATAGTTAGCTTGTTTGCAATTGGGGAGATATTTTTTACATGGGGTAAAAAACCATGCCATCAGATTAGTTTATATTATAAAATTCAGTTAAGTAATTTAGATTCTATACCTATTGACAGGAATTTCAAGGGATATGATGAAGTAGGAAATAAAAGAATAGATATGGATTTTTGTTGGATTCCATTAGAAAAATTGAAAGAAATAAAAGTGTATCCCAAAGAGCTGATTTCACATATCTTAGAAGATAAAAATGAAGTAATTCATTTTATAAGTAATGATAGATAA
- a CDS encoding CbrC family protein, with protein MNNNYNEIYLKLEEDFLKEKATIEEVDKLYDFMYDLESKSNKSIDIEKILVNTYSLLQYHEKAYRCYAKVADKNNKKDRKRLSELRKKSDLYKDRLAIRRRNEITKSFIGKIPKFKYCPDTINTNILTVGGAEVCDCCGETVDIYYEGSLYCIEDVDYLCPECISNGMAAKKFHGEFQQDLFNNENVVNEEYDDEILHRTPSYMSWQGSNWPAHCDDYCEFLGDAEWKDLEKIDMENNLENFTGWDIEELKEYLSPNGSLCGYLFRCLKCGKYCLCADCD; from the coding sequence ATGAATAATAATTATAATGAAATATATTTGAAATTAGAAGAAGATTTTTTAAAAGAAAAAGCAACAATAGAAGAAGTTGATAAATTATATGATTTTATGTATGACTTAGAAAGTAAATCAAATAAGAGTATTGATATAGAGAAAATTTTAGTAAATACATATTCATTATTGCAATACCATGAAAAGGCTTATAGGTGTTATGCGAAAGTGGCTGACAAAAATAACAAGAAGGATAGAAAGAGATTATCAGAATTAAGAAAAAAATCTGACTTGTATAAAGATCGTTTAGCAATAAGAAGAAGAAATGAAATAACAAAATCTTTTATAGGTAAAATTCCTAAATTTAAGTATTGTCCAGATACAATAAACACCAATATATTAACAGTTGGAGGTGCAGAGGTATGTGATTGCTGCGGTGAAACTGTTGATATTTATTATGAGGGTTCTCTTTATTGTATTGAAGATGTTGACTATTTATGTCCAGAATGTATTTCTAATGGTATGGCTGCTAAAAAATTTCATGGTGAATTTCAACAAGATCTATTTAATAATGAAAATGTGGTAAATGAAGAATATGATGATGAAATCTTACATAGAACACCTAGCTATATGAGTTGGCAAGGAAGTAATTGGCCTGCACATTGTGATGATTATTGTGAATTTTTAGGTGATGCAGAATGGAAAGACCTTGAAAAAATTGATATGGAGAATAACCTTGAAAATTTTACTGGATGGGATATTGAAGAACTGAAGGAATACTTATCACCAAATGGTTCTCTGTGTGGTTATTTATTTAGATGTTTAAAATGTGGAAAGTATTGTTTGTGTGCAGATTGTGATTAA
- a CDS encoding TfoX/Sxy family protein — MASSQEYLDFIIEQLYIINDVSYRKMMGEYILYYREKIFGGIYDDRFLVKITKASKQLMPEAIEELPYEGAKPMLLVDDVDNKEFLYQLITNMYEELPTPKVKKKKSYK; from the coding sequence ATGGCTTCTAGTCAAGAATATTTAGATTTTATTATTGAACAATTGTATATAATTAACGATGTTTCCTACAGAAAAATGATGGGGGAATATATTTTATATTATAGAGAAAAGATTTTTGGAGGAATATATGATGACCGCTTTTTGGTTAAGATAACTAAGGCAAGTAAACAATTGATGCCAGAAGCAATTGAGGAGTTGCCTTATGAGGGGGCAAAACCAATGCTTTTGGTTGATGATGTCGATAATAAAGAGTTTTTATATCAATTGATTACGAATATGTATGAAGAACTTCCTACTCCAAAAGTAAAAAAGAAAAAATCTTATAAATAG
- a CDS encoding class I SAM-dependent methyltransferase, translating to MNYDELKELWKKEEDAAFKGWDFSYLKNRWDDEELPWNYKDILKKYLNSDYKLLDMGTGGGEFLLTINHPYSNTSVTEMWKPNFELCKQKLEPLGIQVKQAFNDSKLPFEDNTFDMIINRHESFNIKEVRRILKPNGIFVTQQVGGKNNEVLSNALIKDFKPLYSENTLDNNLRNLEKNSFEILYSKEYFPYLRFKDIGAIVYFAKIIEWEFPNFSVENCFDKLCKLNEEINVKGYIESIEHRFIIVCRKQN from the coding sequence ATGAATTATGATGAATTAAAAGAATTATGGAAAAAGGAAGAAGATGCTGCATTTAAGGGGTGGGATTTTTCTTATTTAAAAAATAGATGGGATGATGAAGAATTACCTTGGAATTACAAAGATATATTGAAGAAATATTTAAATTCAGATTATAAGTTATTAGATATGGGGACCGGTGGAGGAGAGTTTTTATTAACAATTAATCATCCATATAGTAATACATCTGTTACAGAAATGTGGAAACCTAATTTTGAATTATGTAAACAAAAATTGGAGCCATTAGGTATTCAAGTTAAACAAGCATTTAATGATTCGAAGTTACCTTTTGAAGATAATACTTTTGATATGATTATTAACAGGCATGAGTCTTTTAATATTAAAGAAGTGAGAAGAATACTGAAACCAAATGGAATTTTTGTTACTCAACAAGTTGGAGGGAAAAATAATGAAGTATTATCAAATGCACTGATAAAAGATTTTAAGCCATTATATAGTGAGAATACTTTAGATAATAATTTAAGAAATTTAGAAAAGAACTCTTTTGAAATACTATATTCTAAAGAATATTTTCCTTATTTACGATTTAAAGATATTGGGGCAATAGTTTATTTTGCTAAAATTATTGAGTGGGAATTTCCAAATTTCTCTGTAGAAAATTGTTTTGATAAGCTTTGTAAATTGAATGAAGAGATAAATGTTAAAGGCTATATAGAAAGTATAGAACATAGATTTATTATAGTTTGTAGAAAACAAAATTAA
- a CDS encoding DUF6547 family protein, with protein MNRGLLLYKKFIDGLIKYKESIEAKWVRSHGYPNTKENKKINILLNSLTYEQKEIIAEMLQKARIGGIHDTLAYMDEMSDLKSFTLSQYGEIYPMNIFESMHFDFICRYEGDSWPDE; from the coding sequence ATGAATAGAGGATTATTATTATACAAAAAATTTATTGATGGTCTGATTAAATATAAAGAATCAATAGAGGCAAAATGGGTAAGAAGCCATGGATATCCAAACACAAAAGAAAATAAAAAAATAAATATATTGTTAAATTCATTAACATATGAGCAAAAGGAAATCATTGCAGAGATGCTACAAAAAGCACGAATAGGTGGAATTCACGATACTTTAGCATATATGGATGAAATGTCAGATTTAAAAAGTTTTACTTTGAGTCAGTATGGAGAAATTTATCCAATGAATATTTTTGAAAGTATGCATTTTGATTTTATATGTAGATATGAAGGAGATTCTTGGCCAGATGAGTAA
- a CDS encoding ankyrin repeat domain-containing protein encodes MKKLFIAIRQGDINTVKILLEKKPELISCTAKQPPKKDHGQSPLQVAIKSGNFEIAEYFLDCGADVNFMEKESCYEWRMPVLQDAIMAAVMSSRWNTNDDIVGFREFNSKDKASKSFHVLKRMIDMGADISYCDSYGNSCLVRAILDARQILPTYYYKEDRIADDRIITNELKEDLTQIFDLLFQKGADINETDKRNNNTLYESYIKEPVAQFLTKSK; translated from the coding sequence ATGAAAAAATTATTCATTGCAATTAGACAAGGTGATATAAATACTGTGAAAATATTACTTGAAAAGAAACCTGAATTGATTTCGTGTACAGCAAAACAGCCACCTAAAAAAGACCATGGACAATCTCCTTTGCAAGTTGCAATAAAATCTGGGAACTTTGAAATTGCAGAGTATTTTCTGGATTGTGGTGCTGATGTGAATTTCATGGAAAAAGAAAGTTGTTATGAGTGGAGAATGCCTGTATTACAAGATGCGATTATGGCAGCTGTTATGAGCTCTAGGTGGAATACCAATGATGATATTGTAGGATTTCGGGAATTTAATTCAAAAGATAAGGCTTCTAAGTCATTTCATGTATTAAAAAGGATGATTGACATGGGTGCTGATATTTCTTATTGTGATTCTTATGGAAATTCATGTTTGGTAAGAGCGATTTTAGATGCTAGGCAAATACTTCCTACATATTATTATAAAGAAGATAGAATTGCTGATGATAGGATTATTACAAATGAGCTTAAAGAAGATTTGACACAAATTTTTGATTTGTTATTCCAAAAAGGTGCAGACATAAATGAAACAGATAAAAGAAACAATAACACTCTTTATGAATCTTATATAAAAGAACCAGTCGCACAATTTTTGACGAAGAGTAAATAA
- a CDS encoding TfoX/Sxy family protein, whose translation MGELSKLPNIGKEVESQLNKVGIFTYDELKNIGAEEAWLKIQKNDVSACIHRLLALEGAIQGIKKTELPQERKESLKNFYNVHKCK comes from the coding sequence ATGGGGGAATTATCAAAACTACCTAATATCGGTAAAGAAGTTGAAAGTCAATTGAATAAAGTGGGGATATTTACATATGATGAATTAAAAAATATTGGAGCAGAGGAAGCTTGGCTAAAAATACAAAAAAATGATGTTTCAGCATGTATTCATAGATTATTAGCTCTAGAAGGTGCAATTCAAGGCATCAAGAAAACAGAATTACCACAAGAACGAAAAGAATCACTAAAGAATTTTTATAATGTGCATAAATGTAAATAG
- a CDS encoding winged helix-turn-helix domain-containing protein: MSSATNDNKLLKDIAVVIVENPRSNMKDLAESVGISKATLHRLYGTRENLESILMKKASESVEDIISICERDFNDYSEGIRLLIQSHYENKEFLTFICGYQYCVEDKYWSNYFKAIDKFFLNGQKSGEVRIDVSVSALTELFVASFSGMIDAERRGRVASSSMLETLENFFLYGSLNK, encoded by the coding sequence ATGAGCTCAGCAACTAATGATAATAAGCTCTTAAAAGATATTGCAGTAGTTATAGTAGAAAATCCAAGAAGTAATATGAAAGATCTCGCTGAATCTGTTGGGATTAGTAAAGCTACATTACATCGTCTTTATGGAACAAGAGAGAATCTTGAAAGTATTTTAATGAAAAAAGCTTCTGAATCAGTTGAGGATATTATCTCTATATGTGAAAGAGATTTTAATGATTATAGTGAAGGTATAAGATTATTAATACAATCACATTATGAAAACAAGGAATTTTTAACATTTATTTGTGGTTATCAATATTGTGTAGAGGATAAATATTGGAGTAATTATTTTAAAGCAATTGATAAATTTTTCTTGAACGGTCAAAAAAGTGGAGAAGTAAGAATTGATGTTAGTGTTTCAGCATTAACAGAACTTTTTGTAGCAAGTTTTTCAGGAATGATAGATGCAGAAAGAAGGGGAAGGGTAGCGTCAAGTTCCATGTTAGAAACTTTAGAAAACTTTTTCTTATATGGTTCATTAAATAAATAG